The Chroicocephalus ridibundus chromosome 2, bChrRid1.1, whole genome shotgun sequence genome includes a region encoding these proteins:
- the LRP12 gene encoding low-density lipoprotein receptor-related protein 12, which yields MAPWGSAEGSPAWRSAQLLLLVVSCCGNGALAEHSENVHISGVSTACGDIPEQIRSPSGTITSPGWPSEYPARINCSWYIRANPGEIITISFQDFDVQGSRRCSSDWLTIGSYKNIEGYRACGSSIPSPYISSQEHVWIRFHSDDSISRKGFRLAYFAGKSDEPNCDCDQFHCANGKCIPESWKCNNMDECGDNSDEEICAKASPLAASSFQTCAYNQFQCLSRFTKLYTCLPESLKCDGNIDCLDLGDEIDCDVPTCGQWLKYFYGTFSSPNYPDFYPPGSNCTWLIDTGDHRKVILRFTDFKLDGTGYGDYVKIYDGLEENPRRLLRVLTAFDSHAPLTVVSSSGQIRVHFCADKVNAARGFNATYQVDGFCLPWEIPCGGNWGCYTEQQRCDGYWHCPNGRDETNCTMCQRDEFPCSRNGVCYPRSDRCNYQNHCPNGSDEKNCFFCQPGNFHCKNNRCVFESWVCDSQDDCGDGSDEENCPVIVPTRVITAAVIGSLICGLLLVIALGCTCKLYSLRMFERRSFETHLSRVEAELLRREAPPSYGQLIAQGLIPPVEDFPVCSPNQASVLENLRLAVRSQLGFTSIRLPIAGRSSNIWNRIFNFARSRHSGSLALVSADGDDVASQSTSREAERNNSHRSLFSVESDDTDTENERRDTTGAVGGVAATLPQKVPPATAIEATVGACGSSSAQSGSSGNTESGREVTSVEPPSTSPARHQLSSALSRMTQGLRWVRFTLGRSSSVNQNQSPLRQLDNGVSGREEDDDVEMLIPVSDVASDFDMNDCSRPLLDLSSDQGPGLRQPYSATHHGVRSCSRDGPCESCGIVHTAQIPDTCLEATVKNETSDDEALLLC from the exons cttgtggAGATATCCCAGAACAAATTCGATCACCAAGCGGGACAATCACAAGTCCAGGGTGGCCCTCTGAGTATCCAGCCCGAATCAACTGTAGCTGGTACATTCGTGCAAACCCAGGGGAGATCATTACTATAAG ctTTCAAGATTTTGATGTTCAGGGATCACGACGATGCAGCTCGGATTGGTTAACAATTGGAAGCTACAAGAATATTGAAGGCTACAGAGCATGCGGCTCCTCCATTCCTTCACCATACATCTCTTCACAGGAACATGTTTGGATCAGATTTCATTCAGATGACAGCATCTCCAGAAAAGGCTTCAGATTAGCCTACTTCGCTG ggaaatCTGATGAACCAAATTGTGATTGTGACCAGTTTCATTGCGCTAATGGGAAGTGTATTCCAGAAAGTTGGAAATGTAATAATATGGATGAATGCGGAGATAACTCGGATGAAGAAATCTGTGCCAAAGCTAGTCCTCTGGCAGCTTCTTCCTTTCAAACTTGTGCTTACAATCAGTTCCAGTGTCTTTCTCGCTTCACCAAGCTTTACACTTGCCTTCCAGAGTCTTTAAAATGTGATGGTAACATTGATTGTCTTGACCTAGGAGACGAAATAGACTGTGATGTGCCAACATGCGGGCAGTGGTTAAAATACTTTTATGGTACTTTCAGTTCTCCCAACTATCCTGACTTCTATCCACCTGGAAGCAACTGCACCTGGCTGATAGACACTGGTGACCATCGCAAAGTAATTTTGCGATTCACTGATTTTAAACTTGATGGTACAGGTTATGGAGACTATGTCAAAATATATGATGGATTAGAGGAGAATCCACGGAGGCTGTTGCGCGTGCTAACAGCATTTGACTCTCATGCTCCCCTCACTGTTGTTTCATCCTCAGGACAGATAAGAGTGCATTTTTGTGCTGACAAAGTGAATGCTGCAAGAGGATTCAATGCCACCTATCAAGTAGATGGCTTCTGTTTGCCATGGGAAATTCCATGCGGTGGAAATTGGGGTTGCTACACAGAGCAGCAACGCTGCGATGGCTACTGGCACTGCCCAAACGGAAGGGATGAAACCAACTGTACCATGTGTCAAAGAGATGAGTTTCCATGCTCTCGAAATGGTGTTTGCTACCCTCGTTCAGATCGCTGCAACTACCAGAATCATTGCCCTAATGGTTCggatgaaaaaaattgtttcttctgtcaGCCAGGaaattttcattgtaaaaataaCCGCTGTGTGTTTGAGAGCTGGGTTTGTGATTCTCAAGATGACTGTGGTGATGGCAGTGATGAAGAGAATTGCCCGGTCATTGTGCCCACCAGAGTTATAACTGCAGCTGTCATTGGGAGTCTTATTTGTGGATTGCTGCTTGTCATTGCACTGGGATGTACTTGTAAATTGTACTCACTCAGGATGTTTGAGCGAAG aTCATTTGAAACTCATTTGTCAAGGGTTGAGGCTGAACTGTTAAGAAGAGAAGCTCCTCCATCTTATGGACAGTTAATTGCCCAGGGTTTAATTCCACCAGTTGAAGATTTTCCTGTTTGTTCACCAAATCAG GCTTCAGTTCTGGAAAACCTGAGACTGGCAGTACGATCTCAGCTTGGATTTACCTCAATCAGACTGCCTATTGCTGGCAGATCAAGTAACATTTGGAATcgaatttttaattttgcaaggtCGCGTCATTCTGGATCATTGGCATTGGTCTCAGCGGATGGAGATGATGTTGCCAGCCAAAGTACTAGTagagaagctgaaagaaataatAGTCACAGAAGTCTCTTTTCAGTTGAATCTGATGATACAGACACAGAAAACGAAAGAAGAGACACAACAGGAGCAGTTGGTGGTGTTGCTGCCACCTTGCCTCAGAAGGTCCCTCCTGCAACAGCAATAGAAGCAACAGTCGGAGCGTGTGGGAGTTCCTCTGCTCAGAGCGGCAGTAGTGGTAACACAGAGAGCGGAAGAGAAGTGACAAGTGTAGAACCCCCAAGCACAAGTCCCGCACGTCACCAGCTCAGTAGCGCGCTAAGTCGTATGACTCAAGGCTTACGCTGGGTGCGCTTTACTTTAGGGAGATCAAGCTCAGTGAATCAGAACCAAAGTCCTTTGAGACAGCTTGATAATGGGGTAAGTGGAAGAGAAGAGGATGATGATGTTGAAATGTTAATTCCAGTCTCTGATGTAGCATCAGACTTTGACATGAATGACTGTTCAAGACCTCTACTTGATCTCAGCTCAGATCAAGGACCAGGGCTTAGACAGCCTTACAGTGCAACACATCACGGTGTAAGGTCATGCAGTCGAGATGGCCCCTGTGAGAGCTGTGGCATCGTACACACTGCCCAGATACCCGACACTTGCTTAGAAgcaacagtgaaaaatgaaactagTGACGATGAGGCATTATTACTCTGCTAG